One window of Pseudomonas sp. ML2-2023-3 genomic DNA carries:
- a CDS encoding LysR substrate-binding domain-containing protein — protein MNRNDLRRVDLNLLIVFETLMHERSVTRAAEKLFLGQPAISAALSRLRNLFDDPLFVRTGRSMEPTARAIEIFALLSPALDSISTAVSRASEFNPATSTSVFRIGLSDDVEFALLPLLLKRLRAEAPGIVLVVRRVNYILMPPLLASGEISVGVSYTSDLPANAKRKVLRRSRPKLLRADTMPGALSLDDFCERPHALVSFAGDLSGFIDTELEKMGRKRHVVLAVPQFNGLSTLLAGTDIIATVPDYTAEALTAAGGVRAEDPPLDVQSFELHMAWRGAQDNDPGERWLRSRIQMFFGDPDSL, from the coding sequence ATGAACCGTAACGACTTGCGTCGCGTCGATCTGAATTTGCTGATCGTCTTTGAAACCTTGATGCATGAACGCAGTGTGACCCGCGCAGCCGAGAAACTTTTTCTGGGCCAGCCGGCCATCAGCGCGGCCCTTTCACGCCTGCGCAACTTGTTCGATGACCCGCTGTTCGTGCGTACCGGTCGCAGCATGGAGCCCACCGCCCGGGCGATCGAGATCTTCGCCTTGCTGTCCCCGGCCCTGGACTCGATTTCCACGGCGGTGAGCAGAGCTTCAGAGTTCAACCCGGCAACCAGCACCTCGGTGTTTCGCATCGGCTTGTCGGACGATGTCGAGTTTGCCCTGCTGCCCCTGTTGCTCAAGCGTTTGCGCGCAGAAGCACCGGGCATCGTCTTGGTGGTACGGCGCGTCAACTACATCCTGATGCCGCCCCTGCTGGCCTCTGGCGAAATATCAGTGGGCGTCAGCTACACCAGCGACCTGCCGGCCAACGCCAAGCGCAAGGTATTGCGACGCAGCCGCCCCAAACTGCTTCGGGCCGACACCATGCCCGGTGCACTGAGCCTGGACGACTTCTGTGAGCGCCCCCATGCCCTGGTGTCATTCGCCGGAGACTTGAGCGGATTTATCGATACCGAACTGGAAAAAATGGGCCGCAAGCGCCACGTGGTCCTGGCCGTTCCCCAGTTCAATGGCCTGAGCACCCTGCTGGCGGGCACCGACATCATCGCCACCGTCCCCGATTACACCGCCGAAGCCCTGACGGCAGCAGGCGGCGTGCGGGCCGAAGACCCGCCACTGGACGTGCAAAGCTTTGAACTTCACATGGCCTGGCGCGGCGCCCAGGACAACGACCCTGGCGAGCGCTGGTTGCGGTCACGGATACAGATGTTTTTTGGGGATCCGGACAGTCTTTGA
- a CDS encoding LysE family transporter, protein MQEILSINWLLWLSTMAPLTLSAGPGNLMVATSGAQSGVRRSVRFIAGLDITYFLLAMLVGLGLYHTLINNPRLVWVLQVLGSLYILWLGVRLLGRPLKAPGDNPIHLQFRDGIVVQLGNVQGIVMLLVMFSTFTPSGETSSSVVLILSAALISLNFCSHVIWVSMGSTVQKLIQARPRLLVFQNVVFGLMLIAVAFWIFLRTVSF, encoded by the coding sequence GTGCAAGAAATTTTAAGCATCAACTGGCTGCTTTGGCTGTCGACCATGGCCCCGCTGACCCTGAGTGCAGGTCCTGGCAACTTGATGGTTGCAACCTCCGGTGCACAGAGCGGTGTACGGCGTTCAGTCCGGTTTATCGCAGGCCTGGACATCACGTATTTCCTGCTGGCGATGCTGGTCGGGCTAGGCCTTTACCACACGCTGATCAACAACCCGAGGCTGGTCTGGGTACTGCAGGTGCTGGGCAGCCTTTATATTCTGTGGCTCGGGGTGCGGCTGCTGGGTCGCCCGCTGAAGGCACCCGGCGACAACCCCATACACTTGCAGTTTCGAGATGGCATCGTCGTGCAGTTGGGCAATGTGCAAGGAATCGTGATGTTGCTGGTGATGTTTTCCACCTTCACGCCTTCTGGTGAGACAAGCAGCAGCGTCGTGTTGATCTTGAGTGCGGCCCTGATTTCGCTGAATTTCTGCTCGCACGTCATCTGGGTATCGATGGGGTCGACCGTGCAGAAACTGATCCAGGCGCGGCCCAGGCTGCTGGTGTTCCAGAACGTGGTGTTTGGGCTGATGCTGATCGCGGTAGCGTTCTGGATTTTCCTGCGCACGGTGTCGTTTTAA
- a CDS encoding zinc-dependent alcohol dehydrogenase family protein: MSRTIRFHKFGPAEVLKCEEHDVAAPAPGEVQVRVQAIGISWYDVLWRQNLAPSHARLPAGIGHEMAGIVTAVGDGVDDLAIGDKVASFPGQSANDYPTYGELILMPRSTLTRYPDVLSAVEASVHYTPLLIAYFAYVDLAQVKPGQTVLITDASHCAGPSFVQLGKALGLKVIAATKDAAERECLLSLGADKVIVTEEQDLLMQVNKITDNKGVDVVLDGLGGPQMSVLGDVLAPRGSLVLYGLQGGNQTGFPGCACFQKNIKFFVHCIGNFTGKPELGIAQDEEAMKRALRDINQLTADGVLTPLEIKVFPFEHFVEAHRYMDDCPCRGRVALQLTTA; the protein is encoded by the coding sequence ATGTCGCGCACGATCCGTTTTCACAAGTTTGGCCCGGCCGAGGTGCTCAAGTGCGAAGAGCACGACGTCGCCGCGCCTGCGCCTGGCGAAGTGCAGGTCCGTGTCCAGGCGATTGGCATCAGTTGGTATGACGTGCTGTGGCGGCAAAACCTGGCCCCTAGCCACGCCCGTTTGCCTGCGGGTATCGGTCATGAAATGGCGGGTATCGTCACCGCCGTCGGCGACGGTGTGGATGACCTGGCGATCGGTGACAAGGTTGCCAGCTTCCCGGGCCAGAGTGCCAACGACTATCCAACGTATGGCGAGCTGATTCTGATGCCGCGCTCAACGCTGACCCGTTACCCGGACGTGTTGTCTGCGGTTGAAGCCAGCGTGCATTACACACCGTTGTTGATTGCCTACTTTGCCTATGTGGACCTGGCGCAGGTCAAACCGGGGCAAACCGTGTTGATTACCGATGCCAGCCACTGTGCGGGGCCATCGTTTGTGCAGTTGGGCAAAGCCCTTGGCCTGAAGGTCATTGCCGCGACCAAGGATGCCGCAGAACGCGAGTGCCTGCTGAGCCTGGGTGCCGACAAGGTGATTGTCACCGAAGAGCAGGACCTGCTGATGCAGGTCAACAAGATCACGGACAACAAAGGCGTGGACGTGGTGCTCGATGGCCTTGGCGGCCCGCAAATGTCCGTGCTGGGCGACGTTCTGGCGCCCCGTGGCAGCCTGGTGCTGTACGGCCTGCAAGGCGGCAATCAAACGGGGTTCCCGGGCTGCGCGTGCTTTCAGAAGAACATCAAGTTTTTTGTGCATTGCATCGGCAACTTCACCGGCAAGCCGGAACTGGGCATTGCCCAGGACGAGGAGGCCATGAAGCGCGCCCTGCGGGACATCAACCAGTTGACCGCTGACGGGGTCCTGACTCCGCTGGAGATCAAGGTGTTCCCTTTTGAACACTTTGTTGAAGCCCATCGCTACATGGACGATTG
- a CDS encoding LysR substrate-binding domain-containing protein, with translation MNWDDLKVFIFVAKSNNVTEAAHSLNVSASTVSRKIAALEDSLSTVLFLKKTNGYFLTQAGRALLPLALETQERFKLIERQMSQPGNRMAGQVLIDCPELMGTHLIIPGLADFRDQYPGISFDFVNTAVSSKLTQSHSDIIVRLRRPENGNFTMRRVGTLMQGLFCSEGYAAANRLPETPEDLKHHHLIGWTEDMAYMPLAQWLKEVSRDQTLWMRAPNLTAQLKAVEAGLGIAVLPTYVAHQSGLRQVLADRPLHSSDIWLLRNQATQGIGRVDQVVDYLIELLHSKTAAI, from the coding sequence GTGAACTGGGATGATCTGAAAGTCTTTATCTTCGTCGCCAAGTCGAACAACGTGACCGAGGCTGCACACTCGCTCAATGTTTCGGCATCGACGGTGTCGCGCAAGATCGCCGCACTTGAAGATTCGCTCAGTACCGTGTTGTTCTTGAAAAAGACCAACGGCTACTTCCTGACGCAAGCTGGCAGGGCACTGCTTCCACTGGCGCTAGAGACGCAGGAGCGTTTCAAGCTCATTGAGCGACAGATGTCGCAGCCAGGCAATCGAATGGCTGGGCAGGTGCTTATCGATTGCCCGGAGCTGATGGGCACGCACCTGATCATTCCCGGGCTGGCGGATTTTCGGGATCAATACCCCGGTATCAGCTTCGACTTCGTCAACACGGCGGTGTCTTCAAAACTCACGCAAAGCCACAGCGACATCATTGTCCGATTGCGCAGACCTGAAAACGGCAACTTCACCATGCGCCGGGTCGGGACCCTGATGCAGGGTCTTTTTTGTTCTGAAGGTTATGCCGCTGCCAACAGACTGCCCGAAACGCCTGAAGACTTGAAACACCATCACTTGATTGGCTGGACTGAGGACATGGCCTATATGCCGCTCGCGCAATGGCTCAAGGAGGTGAGCCGCGACCAGACGCTCTGGATGCGCGCGCCCAACCTCACTGCCCAGCTCAAGGCTGTGGAAGCGGGTCTTGGCATTGCCGTGCTGCCGACCTATGTGGCACACCAGTCAGGCCTGCGCCAGGTCCTGGCCGATCGCCCTCTGCACAGCTCCGATATCTGGCTTCTGCGCAATCAGGCTACGCAAGGCATAGGCCGCGTCGATCAAGTGGTGGATTATCTGATTGAGCTATTGCACAGCAAAACGGCTGCCATTTAG
- a CDS encoding CsbD family protein, whose translation MSGTSDKIKGLANEAIGNVKQGVGKATGSEKLQVEGKIQEKKGEAQQVVGKVKDAVDKK comes from the coding sequence ATGAGTGGCACTTCAGACAAAATCAAAGGCCTGGCCAACGAAGCAATCGGTAATGTGAAGCAAGGTGTGGGCAAGGCTACAGGAAGTGAGAAACTGCAGGTCGAAGGGAAGATCCAGGAAAAGAAAGGTGAAGCCCAGCAAGTGGTTGGCAAGGTCAAAGACGCCGTAGACAAGAAGTAG